One [Clostridium] saccharolyticum WM1 DNA segment encodes these proteins:
- a CDS encoding ABC transporter ATP-binding protein has translation MSKAEETSVNVLHMQDITMQFGGVVAVNGLTLDVNQGEIVALIGPNGAGKTTAFNCVTGIYEPTFGQVDFMGETILSNTPKGKMKKMYLGEVTPRPVPVISSTPDRITKKGIARTFQNIRLFGQLTVFDNVLIAKHMRAKQNVFSATLRLNRKEEDRMRAETTALLAEQNLLHLKDEIASSLPYGLQRRLEIARALATEPKFLLLDEPAAGMNPQETQDLTDFIKQIRDSYHLTVFMIEHHMDLVMQISDRIYVLDFGKLIAQGTPEEIQNNERVIKAYLGVSDDAED, from the coding sequence GGCTGTAAACGGTCTGACCCTTGACGTAAACCAGGGTGAGATCGTGGCCTTGATCGGCCCCAACGGTGCAGGAAAGACAACTGCATTCAACTGTGTTACCGGTATTTATGAACCTACCTTTGGGCAGGTGGATTTTATGGGAGAAACCATTCTTTCCAATACACCAAAGGGAAAAATGAAGAAAATGTATCTGGGAGAAGTTACTCCAAGACCTGTTCCGGTCATCAGCAGTACGCCGGACAGGATCACGAAAAAGGGAATTGCCCGCACCTTCCAGAACATCCGCCTTTTCGGACAGCTGACCGTATTTGATAATGTTCTCATCGCAAAACATATGCGGGCAAAGCAGAATGTATTTTCCGCTACCCTCCGCCTAAACCGTAAGGAGGAGGATCGGATGCGGGCAGAGACCACCGCCCTTTTAGCAGAACAGAACCTGCTTCACCTAAAGGACGAAATAGCCTCTTCTCTTCCTTATGGTCTTCAAAGGCGTCTGGAAATTGCAAGAGCCCTTGCAACAGAGCCTAAGTTCCTGCTCCTTGACGAGCCGGCCGCAGGCATGAATCCCCAGGAGACCCAGGACTTAACGGATTTTATCAAGCAGATCCGGGATTCCTATCATCTTACCGTTTTCATGATCGAGCACCATATGGATTTAGTCATGCAGATTTCTGACCGCATCTATGTCCTTGATTTCGGCAAACTGATTGCCCAGGGAACACCGGAGGAGATCCAGAACAATGAACGGGTAATCAAAGCATATCTGGGGGTGAGCGACGATGCTGAAGATTGA
- a CDS encoding ABC transporter ATP-binding protein, translated as MLKIDNLRVNYGGIEAVKGISFEVPDKSIVTLIGANGAGKSTTLKSIVGLVKPSAGSSITLDGEELIGKDTPDIISKGIALVPEGRHVFPDMTVIENIKIGAYLRNDDIREDINWVYDLFPRLKERSWQLSGTLSGGEQQMLAVARALMSHPKILMMDEPSLGLAPLIVKDIFSIIREINKKGVTVLLIEQNANMALHTADMGYVLETGRITMTGSGKMLLADESVKAAYLGKKKN; from the coding sequence ATGCTGAAGATTGATAATCTGCGGGTGAATTACGGCGGAATTGAAGCCGTTAAGGGAATTTCCTTTGAAGTACCGGATAAAAGCATTGTAACCCTGATCGGGGCCAATGGAGCCGGAAAAAGCACAACCTTAAAGTCCATCGTGGGACTGGTGAAGCCATCGGCAGGAAGCAGCATCACCCTGGATGGAGAAGAACTGATCGGCAAGGATACGCCGGATATCATATCCAAGGGCATTGCCCTTGTTCCGGAAGGCCGTCATGTGTTTCCGGATATGACCGTGATTGAAAATATTAAGATCGGGGCTTATTTGCGAAATGACGATATCAGGGAGGATATCAACTGGGTCTATGATTTGTTTCCCCGGCTGAAAGAAAGGAGCTGGCAGCTTTCCGGCACTCTTTCAGGAGGAGAACAGCAGATGCTGGCAGTTGCCAGAGCCCTTATGAGCCACCCAAAGATCCTCATGATGGATGAACCATCCTTAGGGCTTGCTCCGCTGATCGTAAAGGATATTTTCTCCATTATCCGGGAGATCAACAAAAAAGGGGTGACCGTACTCCTGATTGAACAGAATGCCAATATGGCTCTTCACACGGCCGATATGGGCTATGTACTGGAAACAGGCAGGATCACCATGACAGGATCAGGGAAAATGCTGCTGGCCGATGAGTCGGTAAAAGCAGCTTATCTTGGAAAAAAGAAAAATTAA
- a CDS encoding C40 family peptidase, whose protein sequence is MTDKAWKVLGFAITCGCAVWIGTADVQAAKSEPSLKTGSPVAGISVYMDQYQESMKREGSKETAGLTQEKMRYGTFNLIFQNLGVSVAEDSLNIRKEPKNDAEIVGKLKNHAGSTVLSEENGWYKIKSGQVTGYVYGKYLATGQEARAIAYYDMRLLLRVNTETLRVRSKPNTDSEVLGRVHEGETYPFISHCEGWAKILYKGQTAYAYVPENATVAYTIPEAEKSSDLRSQVVNYAVGFVGNPYQWGGTNPNTGADCSGFIQYVMEHAAGVHLDRTSRQQAEEGETIPASSMEPGDLLFYASGRQIDHVAMYIGKGKIVHAANRRSGIKISSWNYRKPVTIRRVIP, encoded by the coding sequence ATGACTGACAAAGCATGGAAGGTACTGGGCTTTGCTATTACATGCGGTTGTGCCGTATGGATAGGAACAGCAGATGTACAGGCCGCAAAATCAGAGCCTTCCCTTAAGACCGGTTCGCCAGTAGCTGGAATTTCGGTCTATATGGATCAGTATCAGGAATCCATGAAACGGGAGGGGTCAAAAGAGACGGCTGGTCTTACGCAGGAAAAAATGAGGTATGGAACCTTCAACTTAATCTTCCAGAATCTTGGGGTGAGTGTGGCGGAAGATTCCTTAAACATCAGGAAAGAACCAAAGAATGATGCGGAAATCGTAGGGAAATTAAAAAACCATGCCGGCAGCACTGTGCTGTCAGAAGAAAATGGCTGGTATAAAATAAAGTCAGGGCAGGTAACCGGGTATGTATATGGAAAATACCTGGCCACCGGACAGGAAGCCAGAGCAATTGCCTATTATGATATGAGGCTGTTGCTACGGGTAAATACCGAGACCCTTCGGGTCCGCAGCAAACCGAATACGGATTCTGAAGTACTGGGCAGGGTTCATGAAGGAGAAACGTATCCTTTTATTTCCCACTGTGAGGGATGGGCAAAGATTCTATATAAGGGTCAGACAGCCTATGCTTATGTACCGGAAAATGCCACGGTCGCATACACCATACCTGAAGCGGAAAAAAGCAGTGATCTTCGAAGCCAGGTGGTCAATTATGCGGTCGGGTTTGTGGGAAACCCATACCAGTGGGGCGGCACCAATCCAAACACAGGGGCGGACTGCTCCGGTTTCATCCAGTATGTGATGGAACATGCCGCAGGAGTTCATTTAGACCGGACCTCCAGGCAGCAGGCCGAAGAGGGGGAGACCATTCCAGCTTCCAGCATGGAGCCGGGGGATCTGCTGTTCTATGCAAGCGGGAGGCAGATTGACCATGTGGCCATGTATATTGGAAAAGGAAAAATCGTTCATGCGGCAAACCGGCGAAGCGGGATTAAAATTTCCTCCTGGAATTACAGGAAGCCGGTCACCATCCGACGGGTGATTCCGTGA
- the ribF gene encoding riboflavin biosynthesis protein RibF, whose translation MEYITGTREFQIHKPAIVTLGKFDGRHRGHQKLLKKMREIKDEKGYQTAVLTFDMSPNALMKGGPQKTITTNLERKNNLEKIGIDYLIEYPFTEETAHMEPEEFVRQVLAGQMNARVIVVGTDCSFGYQGAGNADSLSRWKNRYGYELIVIPKEQDDHRDISSTYIREQLDAGNMEKANELLGEPYAIHGTVVHGNHIGGTILGFPTANILPPPEKHLPVFGVYVSKVYVDGTYYGGITNIGRKPTVEGISPVGAETYIYGINEDIYGKTIEVQLLHFVRPERKFEGLEQLKAQIGKDREYGMRYLKALSDQQITHL comes from the coding sequence ATGGAATATATAACCGGAACCAGGGAATTTCAGATCCATAAGCCTGCAATCGTGACCCTGGGAAAATTCGACGGACGCCACAGAGGCCACCAGAAGCTATTGAAGAAGATGAGAGAGATAAAGGATGAAAAGGGATATCAGACGGCGGTTCTCACCTTTGACATGTCTCCCAATGCTCTCATGAAGGGAGGCCCCCAAAAGACCATTACTACCAATCTGGAGAGAAAAAACAATCTGGAAAAGATCGGTATTGATTATTTGATAGAGTATCCTTTTACAGAGGAAACCGCCCATATGGAGCCGGAAGAATTCGTAAGACAGGTTCTGGCCGGCCAGATGAATGCCAGGGTCATTGTCGTAGGCACGGATTGCTCCTTCGGCTATCAGGGAGCGGGAAATGCTGACAGCCTTTCCCGGTGGAAAAACCGGTACGGATATGAGCTGATCGTTATTCCTAAGGAGCAGGACGACCACCGGGATATCAGCAGTACTTACATCAGAGAGCAATTGGATGCCGGAAATATGGAAAAGGCCAATGAGCTTTTGGGGGAACCCTATGCGATCCATGGGACCGTTGTCCATGGAAACCACATTGGAGGGACCATCCTTGGATTTCCCACGGCCAATATCTTACCTCCGCCGGAGAAGCACCTTCCCGTATTCGGCGTGTATGTGTCCAAGGTATATGTGGACGGTACTTATTATGGAGGCATTACCAACATCGGAAGAAAGCCTACGGTGGAGGGAATTTCACCTGTTGGGGCAGAAACCTATATTTATGGTATAAACGAGGATATTTATGGAAAGACTATAGAAGTACAGCTTTTGCATTTCGTCCGTCCGGAACGGAAATTTGAAGGGCTGGAGCAATTAAAGGCACAGATTGGAAAGGACCGGGAATACGGGATGCGGTATTTAAAGGCCCTTTCAGATCAGCAGATCACTCATTTGTAA
- the truB gene encoding tRNA pseudouridine(55) synthase TruB: MADGIINVYKEQGFTSHDVVAKMRGILKQKKIGHTGTLDPMAEGVLPVCLGKATRLCDMLTDKTKTYEAVMLLGRETDTQDTTGTVLAEYPVLVDDSMAEEAVLSFLGHYDQIPPMYSALKVDGKKLYELARAGKEVERKARPVEILDIHVDRMELPRVTMTVTCSKGTYIRTLCYDIGRKLGCGGCMESLLRTQVSGFYLKDSLTLSRIQELRDEGTLENHILAVDKVFSEYPAFRMKPDFDKLVHNGNPFYRSQAEGDSRLPDGPVRVYDSKGQFIGVYGPDREKNLLKPQKVFLGGTT, translated from the coding sequence ATGGCAGACGGCATCATTAATGTATACAAGGAACAAGGATTTACCTCTCATGACGTCGTGGCGAAAATGAGAGGTATTTTAAAGCAGAAAAAAATCGGCCATACAGGAACCCTGGATCCAATGGCAGAGGGAGTACTTCCCGTATGCCTGGGAAAGGCGACCAGGCTTTGTGATATGTTGACGGATAAGACAAAAACCTATGAGGCAGTCATGCTTTTAGGCAGAGAAACCGATACTCAGGATACCACGGGAACGGTACTGGCAGAATATCCGGTTCTGGTAGACGATTCCATGGCAGAGGAAGCGGTTCTCAGTTTTCTTGGTCATTACGATCAGATACCGCCTATGTACTCGGCTTTAAAGGTGGATGGAAAAAAGCTTTATGAGCTGGCAAGAGCCGGGAAAGAAGTGGAGCGGAAGGCCAGGCCTGTGGAGATTCTGGACATTCATGTGGACCGGATGGAACTTCCGCGGGTTACCATGACAGTGACTTGCTCCAAAGGAACCTATATCCGGACTCTTTGTTATGATATTGGCAGAAAGCTCGGCTGCGGAGGGTGCATGGAATCCCTTCTCCGCACTCAGGTTTCCGGATTTTACCTTAAGGACAGCCTGACCCTTTCCCGGATCCAGGAGCTTCGGGATGAAGGGACGTTGGAGAATCACATCCTTGCAGTGGACAAGGTGTTTTCAGAATATCCGGCCTTCCGGATGAAGCCGGATTTTGATAAGCTGGTACACAATGGAAATCCCTTTTACAGATCCCAGGCAGAGGGGGATTCCCGTTTGCCGGACGGTCCTGTTAGGGTATATGACAGTAAAGGCCAGTTTATCGGAGTTTACGGTCCTGACAGGGAGAAAAATCTTCTTAAGCCACAAAAGGTATTTTTGGGAGGGACGACTTAA
- a CDS encoding DHH family phosphoesterase yields MSFFDEMLEDVKTVAIIGHVRPDGDCVGSCLAAYNYLEEHHPEVEAVVYLETPPAKFNYLRNFDRIVSDFSENKEYDLCLCLDSSDTLRFGEALKFLTTAKKSLCVDHHVTNLRYAIKNIVQDDASSTCEVLYGLLDESRISREVAECIYTGIIHDTGVFKYDCTSRKTMEIAGRLMEKGIDFPKIIDDSFYRKTYIQNQILGRALLESITFHNGQCIFSAVSKKDMDFYGVTGADMDGVIDHLRITEGVVCAIFMYETSCREYKVSLRSTTDLDVSKIAVYFGGGGHKKAAGCTMTGSVHDVINNLSNQIVKQLN; encoded by the coding sequence GTGAGTTTTTTTGACGAAATGCTGGAAGATGTAAAAACAGTAGCAATCATTGGCCATGTCCGCCCGGACGGGGACTGCGTTGGTTCCTGTCTGGCGGCATACAACTACCTGGAAGAGCATCACCCGGAAGTGGAAGCTGTGGTTTATCTTGAGACTCCCCCTGCTAAATTCAACTATCTCAGAAATTTTGACCGCATTGTCAGCGATTTTTCAGAGAATAAGGAATATGACCTCTGCCTTTGCCTTGACAGCAGCGATACCCTTCGGTTCGGAGAGGCATTAAAGTTCTTAACTACCGCAAAAAAGAGCCTCTGCGTGGATCATCACGTTACTAATCTAAGATATGCGATAAAAAATATTGTACAGGATGATGCCAGTTCCACCTGTGAGGTACTATACGGCCTGCTTGATGAAAGCAGAATCAGCCGGGAAGTGGCGGAATGCATTTATACCGGTATCATCCACGATACCGGGGTGTTTAAATATGACTGTACCTCAAGAAAAACCATGGAGATCGCAGGAAGGCTGATGGAAAAGGGAATTGATTTTCCAAAGATCATCGACGACAGCTTTTACCGGAAGACCTATATTCAGAACCAGATCCTGGGCAGAGCGTTACTGGAGAGCATAACCTTTCATAACGGCCAGTGTATTTTCAGTGCCGTAAGCAAAAAGGATATGGATTTTTACGGAGTAACCGGTGCAGATATGGATGGAGTCATTGATCATCTCCGGATCACAGAGGGAGTGGTATGTGCCATATTCATGTATGAAACCTCCTGCAGGGAGTACAAAGTGAGCCTGCGTTCCACCACGGATCTTGATGTGAGCAAAATCGCCGTTTATTTCGGCGGAGGCGGTCATAAAAAGGCAGCCGGCTGCACCATGACAGGAAGTGTTCATGACGTAATCAATAATCTGTCAAATCAGATTGTAAAACAGCTTAACTAG
- the rbfA gene encoding 30S ribosome-binding factor RbfA, with amino-acid sequence MRKNSIKNTRINMEVQRELSDIIRLEIKDPRIHPMTTVVSAQVTPDLKYCKAFISILGDEEAGKATIEGLKSAEGYIRRELARRVNLRNTPEIKFILDQSIEYGVNMSRLIDEVTKDIRE; translated from the coding sequence ATGCGTAAAAACAGTATAAAGAATACAAGAATCAATATGGAAGTCCAGAGGGAGTTAAGCGATATCATTCGTCTGGAAATTAAAGACCCAAGAATCCATCCCATGACCACCGTGGTCTCCGCTCAGGTTACCCCGGATTTAAAATACTGCAAGGCATTTATCAGTATTCTGGGAGATGAGGAAGCCGGAAAGGCTACCATTGAAGGATTAAAAAGTGCAGAAGGTTATATCCGCCGTGAACTGGCCAGGAGAGTAAACCTTCGCAACACGCCGGAAATCAAATTTATTCTGGATCAGTCCATTGAGTATGGAGTAAATATGTCCAGATTGATCGACGAGGTAACAAAAGATATCAGAGAATAG